The nucleotide window CACCGATTGTGACGTGGCCTATTCCAACCTGCCGCCCGGCAACGCGCTGGTGGCCATGCTCATCCGCAGGGGAAGCGGCGACGGCATGGGCGAGGGCAGGCCGCGCATCGTGTCCGAAGGGGTGCAGTTGGCCTACGCCGCCCCGCCGGACATGCGCCGTCCGTCCACCCAGGTGGAATACTGGAAGTACGCCAAATCCATTTCCGGCAAGGAACTGCCCCCGGACGTGTCGGTTACCGGCAAGGGCATGCTGGGCACCATGGACCTCAACCCCAAGACGGGCGCGCTGGAGGCCATCGGCATACCCCTTACCCCCTACACCGACACCGGTGGGCTGAACCCGTACCCGGTGTTCTCGGTGCTGGCGCGCGACGCGGCATCGGGCCGGGAACTGGCCCGCACCGGCGCCGTGCTGCCCAACGGCACGGAAATGAGCTGCTGGCGCTGCCATGGCGGCAGTTGGGGCAAGCTGGGGGTAACCGGCATTTCGCCCGTGACGGCCCGCTCCATCCTGGCCACCCACGACAAGCGCAACAAGACCGACCTGTTGGCCCGATCCGATGCGGGCGTGCCCGTGCTGTGCCAGTCGTGTCATCCCGACCCGCTGCTGAACGCCAAGGGTCGCGAAGGGGTGGTGAACCTGCCCGCCGCGCTGCACGGCTTTCATGCCAACTACCTGGCCGGGCGCGGGGCGGAGGTTTGCTCCTACTGTCATCCCGACAGTCCCATCGGCGTTACCCGTTGCCTGCGCGACAGCCATTCCGCCAAGGGCATGACCTGCGTGACCTGCCACGGCCATCTGGAGGACCACGCCGTATCGCTGCTGAAGCGCGAGGTGGAACTGGGCAAGCCCGCCGCGCCGGGGCTGCTGCGCAACCTGACGGTACAGGGATCGCAGGGAACGAAGGCGATCCTGCCGCGCACCCCGTGGATCCAGGAACCGGACTGCATGACCTGCCACAAGGACTACGCGCGGCCCACCATGCCGGTGAGCGCCTTCAACGTGTGGACCGAGGGCGGACCGGGGCTGTACCGCAACCGCATGGACGCCACCGGCAAGGTGCCGTGCATCGCCTGCCACGGCAGCCCCCACGCTACCTACCCCAGCCGCAGCGATTACGGAGCCGGGCGCGATTCCATCCAGCCCTTCCAGTACCAGAAGGTGGACGCGCCCATCGGCGCGCGCGGCAACTGCATTGTCTGCCACGGCCCCACGGCCCGGCTGGACGCGGCCATGTCGCCGCATCACCCCATGCGCTGATTCCCTGCTCCGGCGTACATGCGCCGGAGCGGAATCCGGCGCGGACGCAACGAAAGGGGCCGGTCCCATGGACCGGCCCCCCTTGCATCTGCATCCTGTCGCGCCGCGTGCAGGGCACGCCGTGCGATAGCTCTGCTACTTGCCCATTTGGCGGGTGGCGAATTCCAGCATCTTGCGCGCCTCGTCGAAGTCCGGCTTCAGTTGCAGCGCGGCCGAGGCGGCCTTGGCCACCTTGTCCCACTTGCGCCAGTCCACGTACAGGCGGCCGATGTTGAAGAACAGGTTGGGGTCGCGCCCGGTGTACTGGGCGGCCTTGAAATAGTACTTTTCCGCCACGTCGAACTTGCCCATCTTGCGCAGGGCCATGCCGATGCGGTTGTACAGGTGGACGGATTCCGGGCTTTGGTCCAGGGCCTGGGCCAGATAGTCGAAGGCTTCCTCGTACCGGCCCGCCTTCAGGAACCTTTCGCCGATGTCGCCCTTCAGCGCCGGATCGTCGCTGAATTCCACCACCAGTTGTCGGAACACGCCGTTGGCCGCATCGTAGTCCTTGTCGTCCAGCAGCTTCTGGCCGCGGTCCAGTTCGGCCAGCTTGCGGGCCTCCAGGGCCTTGATGTGCTCCTGCGCCTCGTTCACGGCGGCTTCGTTCACCGCCTTGACCAGCTCGCGCACGGTGTCCAGCACCTGGCGTTCGGCACCTGGCTTGTAGTCGATCTTGAGCGGAAAGACCTTGCGCAGTTCCGGGTCGTTGTCGAGATAGGAGGACGCATCGGCCAGCATGCGCTCGAATTCTTCGCGCTCGGCCTTCATCAGCGGGTTTTTCAGCACCAGCACCAGCGCTTCATGAAAGGACTGCGCGGCAGGCATGACCTTGCCCTGGCGCAGCAGGGTGCGCACCTGGGTAAGCAGTTGTCGTGCCTTGGTGAGATCGTTGGACATGCATCGCCCCCGGACTGGCGTGGCGCGGAAAGGGGCAGCGCCCCGTATGCAAAGGGGGGCGCGGCGTGCCTGTTCCGCGCCCCCTGCGTTACGTCATATTCACTCGCGGACGTGCTTTCCTAACGGCCCACGGCCTCTCGCACCATATTCCTGAAGCGGGCAAAGAAGTACCGGCTGTCGGTGGGGCCGGGGCTTGCCTCGGGGTGGTGCTGCACGGCCAGGATGGGCCTGGTCTTGTGGGCGAACCCTTCCAGCGTGCCGTCGTTCAGGTTCACATGGGTTATTTCTACGTCGGGTACGCTCTCTATGTCCACGCAGAACCCGTGATTTTGCGAAGAGATTTCGATGTGCCCGGTCACCAGGTCCTTGACCGGGTGGTTGCACCCGTGGTGGCCGAACTTCAGCTTGTGGGTGGTGCCGCCAAGGGCGTGGCCCAGCAACTGGTGGCCAAGGCAGATGCCCGCCACCGGCATGCGTTCGGTCATCACGCGGATTTCGCGCACTTCATCGGCAAGGGTGGCCGGGTCGCCGGGGCCGTTGGACAGGAACACCGCCTCGGCACCGCTGGCCGCCACCTGCACCGCCGTGAACGACGGCGGCACCACCAGCAGGTCGAAGCCCTGGTCGGTGAGCAGGCGCAGGATGTTCCACTTGATGCCGTAGTCGTACACCACCAGGCGCGGGCCGGGGCCGGGCCAGGCATAGGCGCCGTCGGCGGCCAGTTCCACCTGCTGCGGGCGGGTGCCGTCCCAGCGGTAGGGCACGGCGGGCGCCACCTTGGTGACCAGGTTCTGGCCTTCCATGGTGGGCAGGGCGCGCGCGCGGCGCACCAGTTCCTCGCGGTCGTCCGTCTCGGTGGAGATGATGCCGCGCATGGCGCCGTTGATGCGCAGGTGGCGGGTCAGGGCGCGGGTGTCGATGCCCTCGATGCCCATGACCCCGTGCTGCGCCAGATAGTCGGGCAGCGACATTTTGGCCCGCCAGTTGGAGGGCGTCTTGCAACATTCCTTGACGATGAAGGCTTCCACATGGACCTTGCCGGATTCCATGTCCTCGGCCGTCACGCCGTAGTTGCCGATGAGAGGGTAGGTCATGCAGACCATCTGCCCGGCGTACGAGGGGTCCGTCAGGACCTCCTGGTAGCCCGTCATCCCGGTATTGAAGATGACCTCGCCGCCCGATTCACCGCGACCGGTGAACGAGCGACCCTCAAGTACGAAGCCGTCTTCCAGGGCCAGGAAAGCTCTCATCCTTCGTTCTCCCCAAGCAGGTTGATGATGATGCCGATGTCTTCGGGCCGGTCCACCCCGTGGGTACGGTAGGTGGTGGTCACGACCCGGATGGGAATGCCGTTTTCGAGCAGTCGCAGCTGCTCCAGTTTCTCGCGCCGTTCAAGGGAAGAGGGCGCCAGTTGCGTGAAGGCGCGCAGCGCCTCCAGCCGGAAGGCGTACAGCCCGACATGGCCGAGGTAGGCCGGGCCGGGGCAGTCCCCGTGCGCGCCGTCGTCCCGTGCGAAGGGGATGGCCGCGCGCGAAAAGTACAGTGCGTCGCCGTTGGCCGCCGTGACCACCTTGACCCGGTCGGGGCTGGCGGCATCCGCCGCGTCGATGGTCATGGCCAGGGTTGTCACGCGCACCCGCGCGCCGTCTGCCCCGTTCGGCCCGCTCGGCCCGCCCGGCCCGCTCGTCCCGGCGGCAAACGGGGCCACCAGCTGGCTGAGCATGCGCGGATCCAGCGCGGGTTCGTCGCCCTGGATGTTCACCACCACCGCGTCATCGGATAATGTCGCGCCATCGGCCCCCCCTTCGCCACGGCCCAGCAGGCAGGCCGCCTCGTACACCCGGTCGGTACCGCTTTCATGGTCGGGCCGGGTCATGACGCAAGGCACGTCCAGCCGGTGCGCCGCTTCCGCGATGCGCTCGTCGTCCGTGGCCAGCACCACCTTGCAGAATTCCGGGCAGCGGGCCGCGCGCTGGTACACATGCCAGAACATGGGCATGCCCGCGATATCGGCCAGCGGCTTGCCGGGAAAACGGGACGAGGCGTAGCGTGCGGGAATGATGCCGTAGCAGGTGGGGAATGCCGTCATCTCGTCGGGTGGCCCTGTGGCCTGCGGTTGGGGTGCGGAGCCATTGGGGTAATGCTCCAGGCGCGAAACTTTCGGACAATAACTGAAAATATCAGGCCGGGAAAGCGTCTTGTTCGGGTTACTGCATCAGTCCGGAATGGCTGACGAAAATGTAAAACGCCCTGGGGCGGCGCACGGTGCGTCACCATCCGCCCCGGTCCCCTCCCGGCATGCGACGTCCCGTTGCCGCCTGTCGGCCATGGTCCGGCGGTTGACCGCTCTCCTCAGGTGTAGCATAACTCCGCTTCTCGCGCGGGCAAGACCCGCCCCCCTTTTTTGTCGCGCCGCCCCCGTTTCAGACCCGCCAGCGTCTCCCTTTCGGGCGGCCCCTTCACCGGACCGGCCGGTCGTTTTCGTTCAGGACATTTCCCGGCGTACCGGACAGAGCCGGGCGTCCCTGCCCCATCCCAGACCCATTCAAGGACCATTGCCGTGAGCAGCAGACTGGAACGCGAGGCCGCGCGCCGCCGCACCTTCGCCATCATCAGCCACCCCGACGCGGGCAAGACCACCCTGACCGAAAAGCTGTTGCTGTTCGGCGGGGCCATTCAGATGGCCGGTTCCGTCAAGGCCCGCAAGGCCTCCCGCCACGCCACCTCCGACTGGATGGCCATGGAGCGCGAGCGCGGCATTTCCGTCACCACCTCGGTCATGCAGTTTCCCTACCGCGACCGGGTGGTGAACCTGCTGGATACCCCCGGCCACCAGGACTTTTCGGAAGACACCTACCGCGTGCTCACCGCCGTGGATTCGGCGCTGGTGGTCATCGACGCCGCCAAGGGCGTGGAAGCCCAGACCCGCAAGCTGATGGATGTCTGCCGCATGCGCGCCACCCCGGTCATGACCTTCATCAACAAGATGGACCGCGAGGCGCTGCACCCGCTGGACGTCATGGCCGACATAGAGCAGCACCTCCAGATCGAGTGCGCCCCCATGACCTGGCCCATCGGCATGGGGTCCAGCTTCAAGGGCACCTACGATCTTCTGCACAAGCAGTTGCATCTCTTTTCCTCCACCCACGGGGGGCGCATCCAGTCGGGCATCGTGATCCGCGACGTGGACGACCCGCTGCTGGACGAGCACCTTGGCGACCAGGCCGAGCAATTGCGCATGGACCTTGCCCTGCTGGAAGAGGCGGGCACCCCCTTCGACGAGGCCCGCTACCTGAAGGGCGAGCTGACCCCGGTGTTCTTCGGCAGCGCCATCAACAACTTCGGCGTGCGCGAAATGCTGGACATGTTCGTGGAATTCGCCCCCGGCCCGCAGCCGCGCCCGTCCGCCACCCGCATGGTGGAGCCCGGCGAGGAGGCGTTCACCGGCGTGGTTTTCAAGATACAGGCCAACATGGACAAGGCCCACCGCGACCGCATGGCCTTCCTGCGCATCTGCTCCGGCACGTTCACGCGGGGCATGCGGCTGAAGCACCACCGCACCGGCAAGGACGTGACCGTGGCCAACGCCACCATCTTCATGGCGCAGGACCGCACCGGCGTTGAAGAGGCCTTTCCCGGCGACATCATCGGCA belongs to Nitratidesulfovibrio sp. and includes:
- a CDS encoding c-type cytochrome, coding for MRDDMRPTTVARWQPRPAWVAGLMLMAWMAVSPVSPARAGTTLPVPKSGAALAAQVADGKRLFAKHCGSCHTVGMAGNDILPLTGHISTLGMEAYIEGQGKVLEHMPPFAGTRTERDAIAAYVAVGLHGKKPDRFDEVRIRPLRHEVPPFDPASSAHVLLAWNTLGMKCITDCDVAYSNLPPGNALVAMLIRRGSGDGMGEGRPRIVSEGVQLAYAAPPDMRRPSTQVEYWKYAKSISGKELPPDVSVTGKGMLGTMDLNPKTGALEAIGIPLTPYTDTGGLNPYPVFSVLARDAASGRELARTGAVLPNGTEMSCWRCHGGSWGKLGVTGISPVTARSILATHDKRNKTDLLARSDAGVPVLCQSCHPDPLLNAKGREGVVNLPAALHGFHANYLAGRGAEVCSYCHPDSPIGVTRCLRDSHSAKGMTCVTCHGHLEDHAVSLLKREVELGKPAAPGLLRNLTVQGSQGTKAILPRTPWIQEPDCMTCHKDYARPTMPVSAFNVWTEGGPGLYRNRMDATGKVPCIACHGSPHATYPSRSDYGAGRDSIQPFQYQKVDAPIGARGNCIVCHGPTARLDAAMSPHHPMR
- a CDS encoding tetratricopeptide repeat protein, with the protein product MSNDLTKARQLLTQVRTLLRQGKVMPAAQSFHEALVLVLKNPLMKAEREEFERMLADASSYLDNDPELRKVFPLKIDYKPGAERQVLDTVRELVKAVNEAAVNEAQEHIKALEARKLAELDRGQKLLDDKDYDAANGVFRQLVVEFSDDPALKGDIGERFLKAGRYEEAFDYLAQALDQSPESVHLYNRIGMALRKMGKFDVAEKYYFKAAQYTGRDPNLFFNIGRLYVDWRKWDKVAKAASAALQLKPDFDEARKMLEFATRQMGK
- the carA gene encoding glutamine-hydrolyzing carbamoyl-phosphate synthase small subunit, with translation MRAFLALEDGFVLEGRSFTGRGESGGEVIFNTGMTGYQEVLTDPSYAGQMVCMTYPLIGNYGVTAEDMESGKVHVEAFIVKECCKTPSNWRAKMSLPDYLAQHGVMGIEGIDTRALTRHLRINGAMRGIISTETDDREELVRRARALPTMEGQNLVTKVAPAVPYRWDGTRPQQVELAADGAYAWPGPGPRLVVYDYGIKWNILRLLTDQGFDLLVVPPSFTAVQVAASGAEAVFLSNGPGDPATLADEVREIRVMTERMPVAGICLGHQLLGHALGGTTHKLKFGHHGCNHPVKDLVTGHIEISSQNHGFCVDIESVPDVEITHVNLNDGTLEGFAHKTRPILAVQHHPEASPGPTDSRYFFARFRNMVREAVGR
- a CDS encoding manno-octulosonate cytidylyltransferase, which gives rise to MTAFPTCYGIIPARYASSRFPGKPLADIAGMPMFWHVYQRAARCPEFCKVVLATDDERIAEAAHRLDVPCVMTRPDHESGTDRVYEAACLLGRGEGGADGATLSDDAVVVNIQGDEPALDPRMLSQLVAPFAAGTSGPGGPSGPNGADGARVRVTTLAMTIDAADAASPDRVKVVTAANGDALYFSRAAIPFARDDGAHGDCPGPAYLGHVGLYAFRLEALRAFTQLAPSSLERREKLEQLRLLENGIPIRVVTTTYRTHGVDRPEDIGIIINLLGENEG
- a CDS encoding peptide chain release factor 3; this encodes MSSRLEREAARRRTFAIISHPDAGKTTLTEKLLLFGGAIQMAGSVKARKASRHATSDWMAMERERGISVTTSVMQFPYRDRVVNLLDTPGHQDFSEDTYRVLTAVDSALVVIDAAKGVEAQTRKLMDVCRMRATPVMTFINKMDREALHPLDVMADIEQHLQIECAPMTWPIGMGSSFKGTYDLLHKQLHLFSSTHGGRIQSGIVIRDVDDPLLDEHLGDQAEQLRMDLALLEEAGTPFDEARYLKGELTPVFFGSAINNFGVREMLDMFVEFAPGPQPRPSATRMVEPGEEAFTGVVFKIQANMDKAHRDRMAFLRICSGTFTRGMRLKHHRTGKDVTVANATIFMAQDRTGVEEAFPGDIIGIPNHGTIKIGDTFTESKEVLKFVGIPNFAPEHFRRVRLKNPLKAKQLQKGLEQLAEEGAVQLFRPLVNNDYILGAVGVLQFDVIVARLADEYGVDAVYEGVGTHTARWVYCEDKKIFADFQDYHRGELAVDAEGALAYLAPNPWRLESATERYPKVEFRTTREIS